The genomic region AACTTTTCTCCTCTGGCCCGTAGCAGGTCGTGCCACCTTAGCTCAGTTGGTAGAGCAGCCGATTCGTAATCGGCAGGTCGGCGGTTCGACTCCGCCAGGTGGCTCAATTGGGTGGAATCCTCAAGGCCCACCCGGCACTTATGACCACTTCCACGACTCACACCCTCCACCAGCGCATCGAGGACGCCTGCGTCCCCATTCACCTGGCCAGCGATGATCAGACCAGCCATCCCGCAGGCCACGAGGGCAACCGGGCTTACCGAGGCGGCCCTGATGCCGTCCGCATCGTTTCCGGCAGGTTTGAGGGACTCTTGCTGGTGGAGCGGCACAGACGGGTCTGCGCTGCCGTCGGCGACCTCATGAAGCAGGCGGCCCACGCCCC from Candidatus Neomarinimicrobiota bacterium harbors:
- a CDS encoding BolA/IbaG family iron-sulfur metabolism protein, producing MTTSTTHTLHQRIEDACVPIHLASDDQTSHPAGHEGNRAYRGGPDAVRIVSGRFEGLLLVERHRRVCAAVGDLMKQAAHAPSMGTLTPDDGSVR